CAAGAATGGCGCGGCGCATGTGGCTATCGTCGATGCTCGCAAGCTCGACTACTACCATGCGCTTGAAGAAGAGCATGCAGCCTTGGTGTTGTTGAACGAGGCGGAGGTCGGCTTGCGTGAATACTTAGAAGGCAAGCGCATCCCGCGCGAAGACATCTTGAAGGCGCTGGACTAAATGGCGTTGCCGGTGAATGTCAGCGTTGAGGCGGTTCCAAACTTTCATCGTGGTCTTGAAGTAGCAAGGGAGTTCTTCGTCGAGCAGGATGAGGATTCCGCAGGGCGCAGGGCAGCTAAACTGCGTGCAAAGCTGAGCGAGATGATGGACATTCTGGCGTGGTCGCCCGCCAGTGGACGGCCCGCCAGGTTTCACGCAACCAGGTCCGCCCAGGCACGCTTGAGACTTGCGCCCGTGTTGGATTTGGCAAAGCAGACCGGGATGCCGGAGCTTCGTGAGTACGTGGTGGATCAGCACACCGTGCTGTACGCGCATTCGGATACCCAGGTGCTACTGCTGGCGATCAAGCATCAACGGCAGTTGGCCTACGTGGTTGTCGACGACGCGACCAACGGTCCAGAGTAGTCCAGTTACATCCAGCCAATCTACGCTTTTTGAGTAAGAAATCGAGTAAGAAATGCCTAAAACCACTCAGTTTCCTATCCTGGTTCGAATCGTGTAGGGCGGGCCATTCGTCCTTGCCAGGCGGCCAAGCCCGCAAGGCGATGGTTTGCCGTGCTACCACTGTCCGTCCCGATCGCGGCGGTGCGGTTCGAAAGCCTCCATCAGAAAATCGACAAGGGCGCGGGTTTTCGCAGAAAGATGGCTGCGCGTGGGAAAGACCGCATAGATATCCGCGGGCGGCGGGTCCCATTTGGGCAGGACGCGCCGCAGCCTGCCGGATCGCAGCAATGGGGCGATCTCCCATAGCGAGCGCATCAGGATGCCGTGTCCGTCCAGCGCCCAGCCCACGACGCATTCGCCATCGTTGCAGGCGAGCGGGCCACGGACCTTTACGGTTTCCGCATGCGTGCCTGACCGCAGGTGCCAGGTGCCGAAGGTCTCGTCGCTTTCCTGTATGAACAGGCAGGCGTGCCGCGCCAGCTCGCGCGGGCTGGCAGGCTGGCCGTGCCTGGCCAGGTAGGTCCTGGCCGCGCCCAGCACGCGGCGGTTATGGGCCAGCAGCCTGGCCGTCAATGTCGAATCGGGTAACTCGCCGACGCGAATCTGCAGGTCGTAGCCCTGTTCGATCATGTTCACGGGCCGGTCGGTCAGCGTCAGCTGGACTTCGACTTCGGGATAGCGCCGCGCGAAGGCCGACAGGGCAGGCGCGACGTGCCGACGGCCGAATCCCAAGGTGCTGACCACGCGCAGGATTCCGCGCGGCATCGCCCGCGCGCCGGCGACCTTGCGCTCCAGCGCCTCCAGGTCCTCCAGCACCCTGGCCCCTTCGACCAGATAGGTTTCTCCTTCCGGCGTCAGGCTGGCGCGCCGGGTCGTGCGTTGCAGAAGGCGCACCCCCAGCCGCCGCTCCAGTGCCGCCAGGCGCTTGCTGACGGCGGGGGGCGTGATTCCCAGGTGTTGCGCGACTTCCCGCAGGTTGCTGTGTTTGGCGACGAGGGAGAAAAACTCCAGGTCCGAAAGCGCACTCATTGTTAACTCAAAAGAAATGAACAACTAATTTGAATGACACTATAGGAGATTAATTCACTATTAACATTCAAGCACACAAGAAACCACAACGGGAGACAAACCATGTTCAGCCGTCGCTTTCTCACCCTGATTTCCTCACTGTTCATCTGCGCATCGGCCGCGGCGCAATATCCGGAACGTCCGGTCAAGCTGATCGTCCCCTACGCCCCGGGCGGAAGCGTCGACATCGTCGCCCGCATGATCAGCGACGAATGGGCCAGGACACTGGGCCGTCCCATCGTGATCGAAAACCGGGGTGGCGCCGGCGGCAATGTCGGCGTGGATGCCGTGGCGAAAGCCGCGGCCGACGGCTACACCATCGGCGTGCAGTCGGTCTCGCTGGCGATCAATCCGGCGTTGTTCTCCAGCATGCCCTACGACACATTGAAGGACCTTGCGCCCATCGGCATGGTGGCGTCGTCGCAGCACGTGCTCGTCGTCAACGACCAGGTGCCCGCCAAGAGCGTCAGGGAACTGGTCGATCTGGCGAAACGCGAACCGGGCAAGCTCAGCTACGCCTCCGCCGGCCCCGGCAGCACCTTCCATATGGCGGCCGCGCTGTTCACCTCCGTGGCCGGCGTGGATATCGTCCACATTCCCTATCGTGGCGGCGGCCCGGCCCTGATCGATACGATCGGCGGACAGGTCCAGTTGTGTTTCCCGGTCCTATCCGCCGCGCGCGGGCAGGTCGAGGCCGGCAAGGTGCGCGCGCTGGGCGTCACCGGAAGCAAGCGTTCGCCC
Above is a genomic segment from Bordetella genomosp. 11 containing:
- a CDS encoding type II toxin-antitoxin system Phd/YefM family antitoxin — translated: MSFSAQDIVPISEARARLTELSDEVVAGAEKILTKNGAAHVAIVDARKLDYYHALEEEHAALVLLNEAEVGLREYLEGKRIPREDILKALD
- a CDS encoding LysR family transcriptional regulator; this encodes MSALSDLEFFSLVAKHSNLREVAQHLGITPPAVSKRLAALERRLGVRLLQRTTRRASLTPEGETYLVEGARVLEDLEALERKVAGARAMPRGILRVVSTLGFGRRHVAPALSAFARRYPEVEVQLTLTDRPVNMIEQGYDLQIRVGELPDSTLTARLLAHNRRVLGAARTYLARHGQPASPRELARHACLFIQESDETFGTWHLRSGTHAETVKVRGPLACNDGECVVGWALDGHGILMRSLWEIAPLLRSGRLRRVLPKWDPPPADIYAVFPTRSHLSAKTRALVDFLMEAFEPHRRDRDGQW
- a CDS encoding tripartite tricarboxylate transporter substrate binding protein; this translates as MFSRRFLTLISSLFICASAAAQYPERPVKLIVPYAPGGSVDIVARMISDEWARTLGRPIVIENRGGAGGNVGVDAVAKAAADGYTIGVQSVSLAINPALFSSMPYDTLKDLAPIGMVASSQHVLVVNDQVPAKSVRELVDLAKREPGKLSYASAGPGSTFHMAAALFTSVAGVDIVHIPYRGGGPALIDTIGGQVQLCFPVLSAARGQVEAGKVRALGVTGSKRSPLMPDVPAIAEAGLPGYAFETWFMVFAPANTPKPVIDKLNETLAHVLASPAMVDRMTREGFEATPSSPAQARTRLETEMPQWAKLIKESGITMQ